The sequence GACCCAACCTAATGCCTCGTAATATCGCTCTTGTTATTGGCATCAATGAATACGAGGAGCTCTCGTCTCTAAACTATGCTGAACGGGATGCCGAACTCGTTGCCGAATTTTTACATGATATGGCAGGCTTTAATGCTGATAACGGCGGCGAAGTTTGCTTATGCACTCACACCTCACCTAAATATGATGGATTCGCAACCCAACCGACGAGGAAATCACTGAGAAAAATCCTGCGCAAACGTTTTGAGCGAGAAAGATTTTTAGGCATAGAAGATAGTTTTTGGTTCTTTTTCAGCGGCCATGGCATTCGCCATTGTAATAAAGACTATTTAATGCCAATTGATGGTGATCCTGAAGAACTAGCGGAGTCTGCCATTGAACTGAATTATGTTATTGAACGGTTGACTCGCAGTGGCGCAGGCCAAATTGTTGTGATTTTAGATGCCTGTCGAGTTGAAGGAAGAAAGATCAGTCAACTTGATTTTGGGCAGGATGTCCCTGAAGGAGTAACGACTATCTTTTCGTGCGCAGCGAGTGAAGCATCTTATGAAGTTGGGGAACCAATTTATCAAAGCACTTTTACTTATACGCTCTTACAAAGTTTTAGGAAACAGCAAAAAAATGGTCTAACTCTCTTACAATTAGAGCAGTATTTGCAGACTTACGTGCCGCAGCTTAATCAGCAACACAACAAACCAACTCAGAAACCTAGTATCAAGTGTGATTTTGTTTCAAATGGCGGCAAGATTTTACTACCTCACTTACGTTTTCCACTCACCGTTTCTTACCCCAAAGAGAGTTTCGTAGATAGACATGACGTTAGCATCTCACCTTCTATAGCGAGAGATGTTCCCGTACCGTCGAACGACTATATAGGTGACATTAATAAGCTTTTGGAGAACGAAAAACGAATATTAGAAGAAATTTATGTTTTTTGGAAAAGGCATGAAAAGGTAGAGATTTGCAATGGTTCGCTTGCAGAAGCCTTGAGACTAAATATTAAAGAGGTCACAGATTATCTTGAGGACTTTGTTGCTCAAGGCTTAATGAAGCTAGAGGACAGTACTTTAGATGAATATTGTGTGAGGTTAATCCCACATGGTATGAGACTGCTAAATGAACTGTGCCAGGATGACCTTAGTTCTGCAAAAGGGATTGACTACAGGCAACTTCGAGACTTACTACAAACTGCCCAGTGGCAAAAAGCGGATAGGGAAACTGCACATCGAATGCTAGAAGTAGTAAGGCGTCGTGAGGACGACTGGATCAGGGTAGATGAAGATGAGATGAGCAACTTCCCATGCACTGATTTAATGACGATCGACCGGTTGTGGATGAAATATAGTAGTGGTCAATTTGGCTTGAGCGTTCAGGCTGATATTTGGCAGCAGTTAGGAAGCCCCTTAGATTTTAGTAAAGGCTGGGATCGTTTTTGTGTCCGCGTAGGATGGCAAGATGCTGAGGCTATTCAGTATTTAAGTTATGAAGATCTACATAATAATTTGACATTCCCCGCCATAGGGAGCTTGCCTTACAGTTGGTGGGTGACTGGTTGGAATAAATTTCCCGTAAAACAACCCATTTCACGTTCTAAAGATGGGAAAAGTTCTGTAAGAGTTGTCTGTCGAGGAATAGGATTTATCCTTTTATCACGCATCGGGACATGCAAACCGTTATGAATAGATAATTTAGATCAAACCAATTATGTAGTTTGACGTGATTGAACTTTAGAATGGCACCTGAAAAATCATCGGCCCAATTCTTGACTGCTGCTTCCACTATCTGGAGGTCTCTTATGACAGTGTCAAACATTGTCTTGCCGAAGTAATTCATTCAAGGATAAATCAGCAGTATAGTGCAGAATTTTATCGCAGCTTACCAAGATGTCATTGCCATAAAGCTGAACACTACACTACGCGACACGAATCGCCTCTTGCTCTACTGTTGCTTGAATTTCGTCGCGAAGCATTTTCTTCGTCGCCACATCAACGGATACGCCGAGTAAATCTTCAAGGTAGAACTTGAGATCCATGTGGCGATCAAAAAGGTGGCTTGTCCTTTGAATTCTACAAGTACGTCCAAATCACTGCTGTCCTGGGCTTCATCCCGCACCACAGAACCAAACATTGCTAAAGACTCGACTCCGAAGTCTGCTAAGGTGGCGTGGTGTTTTTGAAGCAGGTTGATAATGGCGTGAAGTTCCATAGCAACCAGTATATTGCCTTCGTTGGGCGTGCGATCGCAACGCCGCAACCACGCGAGTTCGGGAACTTTGGAAAGCAGGAGATTTTGAGGGGAGGGGAGCGATCGCACTCAACCCATCACAAACAACGTGCTGTCATGCAAAGGCTACAATGTCAGTAGTTAAAAGGTGATGGCGATCAAGACAGTGAGTGGTATGGCCGCTTCTCGCGCTAGAAAGTTAGTGATAACCAAGACGAGTTTAAGAGCGCCCAAGCAAGACGTACAATACTGGCGATCGCAGCCTTACGCTACCCGCCTAGCCGCTCTCGAAGAAATTCGTCACGACTATCATCTCTGGAAGTACGGTGCTGAACCCAGATTTCAAAGAGTTTATTCAATTACTAAACGCTAATCAGGTTCGTTATCTGGTGATTGGCGGCTATGCGGTCGCGTTGCATGGTTATCCCCGTTACACCAAGGATATTGATATCTGGATTGAGATGACTCCAGAAAATGCCGAGAACATGATGAAAGTTTTAGCTGAGTTTGGCTTTGCCTCTGTCGATTTACAGGCTGATGATTTTTTAGTCCCTGATCAAGTGATTCAGTTAGGTTATCCGCCTAGTCGTATTGACTTAATCACAACACCCGATGGAATTGACTTTGGGAATTGCTACGCATCTCGTTTGCAAGTTGAAATGGGCGGAGTAACCGTCAATTTTATTGATCTAGGCAATCTTAAAGTGAACAAACGAGCTTCTGGGCGTCTTCAAGATCTTGCAGATTTAGAAAACCTGGAAAATTGAATCAGCAATGTTTCGCAATTCTGGAAAGCAGGAGATTTTGAGGGGAGGGGAGCGATCGCTAGAGAGGGACGCGCAGATATTTCCATCGAATGGCTGGTTAACATTGCTTAATCAACCTCGTTAAGCTTCAGTAGTTGCACAATACTCATAAATTTTCTAGGTATGTTGAACTGCTTGAATTTACTGCGCTCATTCACTGGTCGATTGGTCTTAGGTTTGGCCGTTGGCATTTATGGTTTGATGTTTGCCGTGGCTAGCCCCGTCTCAGCTGACAATTTGGCTGGCGGTGCAAAGTACATGACTGCTGATGGCAAAGATGTCACTGCCATGGTGGAGTGCCTGCCTGAAAGTCTGAGTGAATCCGATTTGGATCGGGCCTTACAGGAATCCGGGAATGACTTTCTGGAAAAAGTTTTCGATCTCAAGTCTGACTACGACGACTACGAGCTTGACTCGACGGAAGTGGCTCTCTTGACTTGTATGCAAGAGAAAGGCGTCACTCCCCAGGTGAAACAATAGAGCTGAAATTGAGTAATTAAACTAGCCGAGCCCTGGTTTCTGACGGAACTAGAGCTCGGCTTTTAGTTGAAGGCAAGATGGGTGGGGAGCGATCGCACGCCTCAATCCCTACGACCAACGGCGAAAGAAATTAGCCTCTTGCCAGACTTGGGCGGTGCGCTGTTCCATCGCCAACAGCTGGTCGGTGGTGAAGGGCTCAAAGCCTCGCGCGGCCTCCAAGTTTTCGGCTAGCTGCTCAGGAGTGTCGGCCGCCACGATGCAGCAGTGAACTTGGGGCTGCGACAGAGCATACCCCAGCGCTTCCGTCATACCAGACAAGACGCCGGGTTGGAACAGGCGACCATAGGCAGGCACCTTCATGCCGATGATGCCTGTATTGTGCTGCTG comes from Leptolyngbya iicbica LK and encodes:
- a CDS encoding GUN4 domain-containing protein, with protein sequence MPRNIALVIGINEYEELSSLNYAERDAELVAEFLHDMAGFNADNGGEVCLCTHTSPKYDGFATQPTRKSLRKILRKRFERERFLGIEDSFWFFFSGHGIRHCNKDYLMPIDGDPEELAESAIELNYVIERLTRSGAGQIVVILDACRVEGRKISQLDFGQDVPEGVTTIFSCAASEASYEVGEPIYQSTFTYTLLQSFRKQQKNGLTLLQLEQYLQTYVPQLNQQHNKPTQKPSIKCDFVSNGGKILLPHLRFPLTVSYPKESFVDRHDVSISPSIARDVPVPSNDYIGDINKLLENEKRILEEIYVFWKRHEKVEICNGSLAEALRLNIKEVTDYLEDFVAQGLMKLEDSTLDEYCVRLIPHGMRLLNELCQDDLSSAKGIDYRQLRDLLQTAQWQKADRETAHRMLEVVRRREDDWIRVDEDEMSNFPCTDLMTIDRLWMKYSSGQFGLSVQADIWQQLGSPLDFSKGWDRFCVRVGWQDAEAIQYLSYEDLHNNLTFPAIGSLPYSWWVTGWNKFPVKQPISRSKDGKSSVRVVCRGIGFILLSRIGTCKPL
- a CDS encoding nucleotidyltransferase family protein, producing the protein MELHAIINLLQKHHATLADFGVESLAMFGSVVRDEAQDSSDLDVLVEFKGQATFLIATWISSSTLKIYSAYPLMWRRRKCFATKFKQQ
- a CDS encoding DUF6036 family nucleotidyltransferase, translated to MLNPDFKEFIQLLNANQVRYLVIGGYAVALHGYPRYTKDIDIWIEMTPENAENMMKVLAEFGFASVDLQADDFLVPDQVIQLGYPPSRIDLITTPDGIDFGNCYASRLQVEMGGVTVNFIDLGNLKVNKRASGRLQDLADLENLEN